The genome window CAGGCCTCGAATCAGATCGGCCCGAGGACGTCGCCGGGAGCGGAGTCCAGGGCCAGGGTCTCCAGGACAGCCAACAGTTGGCGCTCCTCATACCGGAAGTGTGACTCCATGATGGCCCCGATCCCGTCCAGATGCCGCTCCAGCACGGCGGGGGACTCGCTCCGGTCCAACGCCGCCTGCTCCAGGGCCGCCCGCAGGCGGTGGTGGACCTCCCGCAGCTCACGGCTCCAGGCCACGAGTCGGTGCGTCTCGGCTGCTTCGGTGGTGGCCGTCTCGGCCGGGCCGCCCTCAGTCACATGAGGGCGAAGGGGTGGGCGTGTGCATGGCCTCGCTCCTTCGGGTTCGGCGCCTCCATGCCTGACACGGTCTGCCACCGGCACGCGACGCTGAGTCGAGTATAGGTCTCCACAGGGGCCACCGTCCTGGCGTGTTATCCACAAGCCGGGAGGCAGACACACCGTGCGCGGTTCGCCTCCGGCAGTCTGGTGCCCATGACGATGTGGATCACCGAACTCGCCGTGGCCCTGGCACTGGTGACGGAGAGGGAGCCGAGGTGCTGCGGTACATGGCGGAAGCCGCACCCGAACCGGCGCCGACCGCCAGCGCCCTCAAGGGGATCCTGGAAGACGGTCGGGACGCCATGGCTGGCCCCCCCGGAGGATCTCCAGTACTTCGTCGAGGACAAGGGGCATGGCTGCCTGGATGGCTTCGAGGTGCTGCGAGGCCCGGAGACCATGATGATGTCTGGAGCGCCGGGGGTGCACTGTGGCTACGACTATGAATATGCGAGCTTCAACGATGGTGGTCCCGTTCGCGGCTGGGCCTGGGTCGCCTACTCCCCGGACGGTCGAAAGCACCACATCTTCATGACCGCCTACGAAGAGGTGTGGACCAGGGATCACCAGATCCTGCAGGCCGTCGCCGCCAGCGTCGCTGTCCCGCAGTAGCGCCAGCCACTCGTCGGGTCATCCCACAGGTGGACCCGCCGCGGCCTAGGTTCGGAGCCTGGTCCGATGCCGGCAGGGGGTGTTCGGCGGGACAGTGGAGGCATGATGAATCAACCCTCGCCCCTGCTCGCCGCCCGCAGCCTGACCAAGGCCTACGGTCCCACCCGTGCCCTCGACGGCGTGGAGCTGACCGTGCACGCCGGGGAGTCCGTGGCCATCATGGGCCCCTCCGGCTCCGGCAAGACCACCCTGATGCACGTGCTTTCGGGAATTCTGTTGCCCGACGCCGGCTCGGTGCTGTTCACCGCGTCCGGCGCCGAACCGACCGAGATCACCACCCTGAACGAGGAGGCCCGCGCCCGTCTGCGCCGCGAGCGGCTCGGGTTCGTGTTCCAGGACGGGCTGCTGCTGCCCGAGCTGACCGCCCAGGAGAACGTCGCCCTGCCGCTGCTGCTCTCCGGGGTGCCCCGCCCCGCCGCCGAGGCCCACGCGGCCCAGTGGCTGGCCGCCCTCGGCCTGGACGGCATGCAGACCCGGCGTCTCGGTGAACTCTCCGGCGGCCAGGCCCAGCGGGTGGCCATCGCCCGCGCCCAGGTGGCTGATCCCCAGGTCGTCTTCGCAGATGAGCCCACCGGCGCGCTCGACTCCGCCACCTCGGCCTCCGTCCTCGGAGCCCTGCTGGACTCCACCGTCGGCCGCGGCCGCACCCTCGTCATGGTCACGCACGACCAGGCCACCGCCGACCGCTGCTCCCGCCTCGTGCGAGTGCAGGACGGTCAGATCGTGGCCGACTCAGCGGCCGGTGCCCCCGCCCCCGACGCTCCGGTTGGTTCGGCCGGCTCGGAGGCCCAACGGACGGAGGCCACCCGATGACCACCACCCCGCACACCCCTTCCGGGCCCCAGGTGAGTTCCACGCCGCTGGGCGGCCAGGATCAGCCGGGCACGACGCCGGCCGGTTGCCTCACCGCGGTCCCTGGCCGGCCGCCGTCGTCCCCGGGCCGCGGGGCGTCCCATGGAACTGCCGCTGTGCTCAAGCTGTTCCTGGGCAAACTGTTCTCTGATCGTCAGGTCTGGGGGCTGCCGGTCACCGCGTTCGCGATCGTCGGCACGCTGGCCCTGCTCGTGGCCGGAGGCGCCGCCTCGTTCTGGACCATCGAGGGGGACCTGGCCGGCTTCTACCTGATGCTCTCCGTCTTCGCGCTGATGCTGCTCGTGTTCCCGATGGCCGGCCTGGCCGGGTCCGCGGCCAAACTCCTCGCCCGGCGTCGGGACGAACGCCTGTCCTCCCTGCGTCTGCTGGGCGCCGGAACGGGCACGGTACGCACGCTGGCCGTCGTCGAGTCCGTGGTGCTGGCCGCAGCCGGACTGCTGCTCGGAGTGGTCGGCTACCTCGTGTTCATGCCGCTCGTGGGGCTGATCCCGTTCGCGGGGCGGCCGATCGGGCTGGACGGCATGTGGCTCGGTACCGGCTGGCTCTTCGCCGTGCTCGGCGCCCTGCTGGTGATGGCCGCCGCGAGCTCGATGGCCGGGCTGCGGCGCATTGAGATCACCCCACTCGGGGTGCGCACCCGCCAGGAGGCAGCCAAGGTCCACTGGGTC of Citricoccus sp. K5 contains these proteins:
- a CDS encoding hemerythrin domain-containing protein, whose product is MTEGGPAETATTEAAETHRLVAWSRELREVHHRLRAALEQAALDRSESPAVLERHLDGIGAIMESHFRYEERQLLAVLETLALDSAPGDVLGPI
- a CDS encoding ABC transporter ATP-binding protein, coding for MMNQPSPLLAARSLTKAYGPTRALDGVELTVHAGESVAIMGPSGSGKTTLMHVLSGILLPDAGSVLFTASGAEPTEITTLNEEARARLRRERLGFVFQDGLLLPELTAQENVALPLLLSGVPRPAAEAHAAQWLAALGLDGMQTRRLGELSGGQAQRVAIARAQVADPQVVFADEPTGALDSATSASVLGALLDSTVGRGRTLVMVTHDQATADRCSRLVRVQDGQIVADSAAGAPAPDAPVGSAGSEAQRTEATR